Proteins encoded by one window of Streptomyces sp. ALI-76-A:
- a CDS encoding maleylpyruvate isomerase family mycothiol-dependent enzyme, translating to MSLHPTLQPYADAWTHSIDAISELVLPLVEGEWNRRTPCPGWSVRDVVSHVIGLDCEMLGDPRPIHTLPRDLFHVTNDHQRYMEMQVDVRRHHTAPEMTSELEYVVIRRNRQLRNESRDPGTKVRGPLGTELTLEDAMRSHAFNVWVHEQDLRTALGHPGNLDSPGAHIARDVLLAALPDVVAVKADAPRSSAVVFDVHGPIEFLRTIRVDIQGRGTLESTPALGPAATLSLDWETYVRLACGRVTPEQAADRVKAEGDPALTGAILRNFSVTP from the coding sequence GTGAGTCTGCATCCCACTCTCCAGCCCTACGCCGACGCCTGGACCCACTCCATCGACGCGATATCCGAGCTGGTACTGCCGCTCGTGGAGGGGGAGTGGAACCGGCGCACCCCATGCCCCGGCTGGTCGGTGCGGGACGTGGTCTCCCACGTCATCGGCCTGGACTGCGAGATGCTCGGCGACCCGCGCCCCATCCACACCCTGCCGCGCGACCTGTTCCACGTCACCAACGACCACCAGCGCTACATGGAGATGCAGGTCGACGTCCGGCGCCACCACACCGCGCCCGAGATGACCTCCGAGCTGGAGTACGTGGTCATCCGCCGCAACCGCCAGCTGCGCAACGAGTCGCGCGACCCGGGCACCAAGGTGCGCGGCCCGCTGGGCACGGAACTCACCCTCGAGGACGCCATGCGCAGCCACGCGTTCAACGTGTGGGTGCACGAACAGGACCTGCGCACCGCGCTGGGCCACCCCGGCAACCTCGACTCCCCCGGCGCGCACATCGCCCGTGACGTGCTGCTCGCCGCGCTCCCCGACGTCGTCGCGGTCAAGGCCGACGCCCCGCGCAGCTCGGCGGTCGTCTTCGACGTGCACGGGCCCATCGAGTTCCTGCGCACCATCCGCGTCGACATCCAGGGCCGCGGCACGCTCGAGTCCACCCCGGCGCTGGGCCCCGCCGCCACCCTGAGCCTCGACTGGGAGACCTACGTCCGGCTGGCCTGCGGGCGCGTGACCCCGGAGCAGGCGGCGGACCGCGTGAAGGCGGAGGGGGATCCGGCGCTCACCGGTGCGATCCTGCGGAACTTCTCCGTGACGCCGTAG
- a CDS encoding carbon-nitrogen family hydrolase translates to MRASLIQVAVDDGESADSRRRRVAALVRGQAGADLVVLPELWTTGAFAFEEFAREAEPLEGPTYEAMAKAASDAGVWLHAGSIPERDPEGPLYNTSLVFSPSGDLAAAYRKIHRFGFDKGEAVLMGAGSELVTVRLPETTLGVATCYDLRFPELFRGLVDAGAETLVIPAGWPERRRAHWTLLAQARAVENQAFVLACGTAGTHAGVPQAGHSIVVDPWGEVLAEAGAGEETLTVHLDPAKVATTREQFPALKDRMLGLSAPGR, encoded by the coding sequence GTGCGCGCCTCTCTGATCCAAGTCGCCGTCGACGACGGCGAATCGGCCGACTCCCGACGGCGGCGCGTGGCCGCCCTGGTACGAGGTCAGGCCGGAGCCGATCTCGTCGTGCTGCCGGAGTTGTGGACCACGGGAGCCTTCGCCTTCGAGGAGTTCGCACGCGAGGCCGAGCCGCTCGAAGGGCCCACCTACGAGGCCATGGCCAAGGCGGCGAGCGACGCGGGCGTATGGCTGCACGCGGGCTCGATTCCCGAACGCGACCCCGAGGGGCCCCTCTACAACACCTCCCTCGTCTTCTCCCCCTCCGGCGACCTGGCCGCCGCCTACCGCAAGATCCACCGCTTCGGCTTCGACAAGGGCGAGGCCGTGCTGATGGGCGCGGGGAGCGAGCTGGTGACGGTCCGTCTGCCGGAGACGACCCTCGGTGTGGCCACCTGTTACGACCTCCGCTTCCCCGAACTCTTCCGCGGCCTCGTCGACGCCGGCGCCGAGACCCTGGTCATCCCCGCGGGCTGGCCGGAGCGCCGCCGGGCGCACTGGACGCTGCTGGCTCAGGCGCGGGCGGTGGAGAACCAGGCGTTCGTGCTCGCGTGTGGAACGGCCGGGACGCACGCGGGGGTTCCGCAGGCGGGTCACTCGATCGTGGTCGATCCGTGGGGCGAGGTCCTGGCGGAGGCGGGCGCCGGCGAGGAGACCCTCACCGTGCACCTCGACCCGGCGAAGGTCGCGACGACCCGGGAACAGTTCCCCGCCCTCAAGGACCGGATGCTCGGGCTGAGCGCCCCCGGCCGTTAG
- a CDS encoding LURP-one-related family protein, with the protein MRFLVRDRLLGIGDDYWIEDDQGNRVFLVDGKAMRLRDTFELKDTQGRVLIDIRQKMFALRDTMVIEREGEPLATIRRKRLSLLRNHYRVALADGRTELDVSGKILDREFAVEYDGELLAVISRRWLRVRETYGVDVVRDDADPALLIAVAVCVIHLAEKEREG; encoded by the coding sequence ATGAGATTCCTCGTGCGCGACCGGCTCCTCGGCATCGGTGACGACTACTGGATCGAGGACGACCAGGGCAACCGGGTGTTCCTCGTCGACGGCAAGGCGATGCGGCTGCGGGACACCTTCGAGCTGAAGGACACGCAGGGGCGCGTCCTCATCGACATCCGCCAGAAGATGTTCGCCCTCAGGGACACCATGGTGATCGAACGCGAGGGCGAGCCGCTCGCGACGATCCGGCGCAAGCGGCTGTCGCTGCTGCGCAACCACTACCGGGTCGCCCTGGCGGACGGCCGCACCGAGCTCGACGTCAGCGGCAAGATCCTCGACCGCGAGTTCGCCGTCGAGTACGACGGCGAACTCCTCGCCGTGATCTCCCGCCGGTGGCTGCGCGTCCGCGAGACCTACGGCGTCGACGTCGTACGGGACGACGCGGACCCGGCGCTGCTGATCGCGGTGGCGGTGTGCGTGATCCACCTGGCGGAGAAGGAGCGGGAGGGCTAA
- a CDS encoding helix-turn-helix domain-containing protein has product MPKGSSQPHTVVLVVDQNSNPFEMSCAIEIFGLRRPELGRELYDFALCAAEPETRMRDGFFTLTGVAGLEAVDRADTLIVPNRPDTDTPRDPRVLEAVRRAYARGARLVGFCSGAFTLAEAGLLDGRRAACHWMWADSFRARFPRVRLEPDVLFVDDGDILTASGSASALDLGLHVVRRDHGAEVANHVSRRLVFAAHRDGGQRQFVERPVPHVPDESLGPLLAWAQERLGEPLTVAGLAARAAVSPATLHRRFRAQLGTTPLAWLTGERVALACRLIERGEERLDVVAARSGLGTAANLRARVRRETGLSPSAYRRRFGPGGGEALVS; this is encoded by the coding sequence ATGCCGAAAGGATCCTCGCAGCCGCACACCGTGGTCCTGGTCGTGGACCAGAACTCCAACCCGTTCGAGATGAGCTGCGCGATCGAGATCTTCGGGCTGCGCCGACCCGAACTGGGCCGTGAGCTGTACGACTTCGCGCTGTGCGCCGCCGAGCCGGAGACCCGGATGCGGGACGGGTTCTTCACGCTCACCGGCGTCGCCGGCCTGGAGGCGGTCGACCGGGCGGACACGCTGATCGTGCCGAACCGGCCCGACACCGACACCCCGCGCGACCCGCGCGTCCTGGAAGCCGTACGCCGGGCGTACGCGCGTGGCGCCCGGCTGGTCGGCTTCTGCTCCGGCGCGTTCACGCTCGCGGAGGCCGGGCTGCTGGACGGGCGGCGGGCGGCCTGCCACTGGATGTGGGCGGACTCCTTCCGCGCACGGTTCCCGCGGGTCCGGCTGGAACCCGACGTGCTGTTCGTCGACGACGGCGACATCCTGACCGCGTCGGGGAGCGCGTCGGCCCTCGACCTCGGCCTTCATGTCGTACGCCGGGACCACGGCGCCGAGGTGGCCAACCACGTCTCCCGGCGGCTGGTGTTCGCCGCGCACCGGGACGGCGGCCAGCGGCAGTTCGTGGAGCGGCCGGTGCCGCACGTTCCGGACGAGTCGCTCGGTCCGCTGCTGGCGTGGGCGCAGGAGCGGCTGGGGGAGCCGCTGACGGTGGCCGGTCTGGCCGCGCGGGCGGCGGTGTCCCCCGCGACACTGCACCGGCGCTTCCGCGCCCAGCTCGGCACGACCCCGCTGGCCTGGCTGACCGGGGAGCGGGTGGCACTGGCCTGCCGGCTGATCGAGCGCGGGGAGGAGCGGCTCGACGTGGTGGCGGCGAGGAGCGGGCTGGGGACGGCCGCGAACCTCCGCGCGCGGGTACGGCGCGAGACCGGACTCAGCCCGTCGGCCTACCGGCGGCGTTTCGGACCCGGTGGCGGGGAAGCCCTGGTCTCATGA
- a CDS encoding cupin domain-containing protein codes for MEPIALSDALASFTERWSPRIVTAVNDYDVRLAKVEGEHVWHVHDHTDEFFLVLDGELHIALRDAAGERTVVLPKGSAFTVPRGTEHKPYAPEPTALLLFEPTGTLTVGDRHDEVPDHVDATTGHALT; via the coding sequence ATGGAACCCATCGCGCTGTCCGACGCCCTCGCCTCCTTCACCGAGCGGTGGAGCCCCCGCATCGTCACCGCCGTCAACGACTACGACGTCCGCCTCGCGAAGGTCGAGGGCGAACACGTGTGGCACGTCCACGACCACACTGACGAGTTCTTCCTGGTCCTGGACGGCGAACTGCACATCGCCCTGCGGGACGCGGCGGGCGAGCGCACGGTCGTCCTGCCCAAGGGCTCGGCCTTCACGGTCCCGCGCGGCACGGAGCACAAGCCGTACGCCCCCGAGCCGACCGCGCTCCTCCTCTTCGAGCCCACGGGCACCCTCACGGTCGGCGACCGCCACGACGAGGTACCGGACCACGTGGACGCCACCACGGGGCACGCGCTGACCTGA
- a CDS encoding glycosyltransferase family 2 protein has translation MPRLAVLIPAHNEQDRIAAAIQGLWDQTRRPDLVVVVTDNCTDDTAAVATAHGAQVFVTRGNTHRKAGALNQAIAWMLPHLDDRDLLLVQDADTVLDPRFTETAVGTFNRKVGAVGGVFYGEPGGGFLGLLQRMEFHRYAWELERTGGKAQVLTGTGTMFRARVLREVRAARRDGVIGGGTSYYSLASLTEDDEMTKAVKTLGYRTMSPAACAVTTEVMPTLGKLWHQRLRWQRGALENLRDYGWTRVTARYFVQQFLMGFGALSFLVYLTFMTTYTTLYGWPGLSPFWTSIGLIFMVEKTVSVRRAGPRAVLVAALMIPEMLYDLFQHAVYFSSLWGLLRRSEEQWVTT, from the coding sequence GTGCCGCGTCTGGCGGTGCTGATACCGGCCCACAACGAGCAGGACCGCATCGCGGCGGCCATCCAGGGCCTGTGGGACCAGACCCGGCGGCCGGACCTCGTCGTGGTCGTCACCGACAACTGCACCGACGACACCGCCGCCGTCGCCACGGCCCACGGCGCGCAGGTCTTCGTCACGCGGGGCAACACGCACCGGAAGGCCGGCGCCCTCAACCAGGCCATCGCCTGGATGCTGCCGCACCTGGACGACCGGGACCTGCTGCTGGTGCAGGACGCCGACACCGTCCTCGACCCCCGCTTCACCGAGACCGCCGTCGGCACCTTCAACCGCAAGGTGGGCGCGGTCGGCGGCGTCTTCTACGGCGAACCGGGCGGCGGCTTCCTCGGACTGCTCCAGCGCATGGAGTTCCACCGCTACGCCTGGGAACTGGAGCGCACCGGCGGCAAGGCCCAGGTCCTCACCGGCACCGGGACCATGTTCCGCGCGCGGGTCCTGCGCGAGGTGCGCGCCGCCCGCCGCGACGGGGTGATCGGCGGCGGCACGAGCTACTACAGCCTCGCCTCGCTGACCGAGGACGACGAGATGACCAAGGCGGTCAAGACCCTCGGCTACCGCACCATGTCCCCGGCCGCCTGCGCGGTCACCACCGAGGTCATGCCCACCCTGGGCAAGCTGTGGCACCAGCGCCTGCGCTGGCAGCGCGGCGCCCTGGAGAACCTGCGCGACTACGGCTGGACCCGGGTCACCGCCCGCTACTTCGTCCAGCAGTTCCTGATGGGCTTCGGCGCGCTGTCCTTCCTCGTCTACCTCACCTTCATGACCACGTACACGACCCTGTACGGCTGGCCCGGCCTCTCCCCGTTCTGGACCTCGATCGGCCTGATCTTCATGGTCGAGAAGACCGTCTCCGTGCGCCGCGCCGGCCCCCGGGCCGTCCTGGTCGCGGCGCTGATGATCCCGGAGATGCTCTACGACCTGTTCCAGCACGCCGTCTACTTCTCCTCCCTGTGGGGCCTGCTGCGCCGCAGCGAGGAGCAGTGGGTGACCACCTGA
- a CDS encoding DUF6458 family protein, which yields MGLGGCIILIAVGAILTFATDWDMEGVNLDLVGIILMIVGLIGVSTFSSIARRRRVVVPPATPVVEEERRTTRRDGYSDGYGV from the coding sequence ATGGGCCTCGGCGGATGCATCATCCTCATCGCCGTGGGAGCCATCCTCACGTTCGCGACCGACTGGGACATGGAGGGTGTCAACCTCGACCTGGTCGGCATCATTCTGATGATCGTCGGGCTGATCGGCGTCAGCACGTTCAGCAGCATCGCCCGACGCAGGCGGGTCGTGGTGCCGCCCGCGACGCCGGTCGTCGAAGAGGAACGGCGCACCACCCGCAGGGACGGATACAGCGACGGCTACGGCGTCTGA
- a CDS encoding M18 family aminopeptidase, whose protein sequence is MSAPSRFDRGLTDDLMSFLAAGPSPYHAVANAAERLEKAGFRQVSETDAWDAEASPVSAAGSGGRYVLRGGAIVAWYVPEGAAPHTPFRIVGAHTDSPNLRVKPLPDAGAHGWRQVAVEIYGGPLLNSWLDRDLGLAGRLTLRDGSTRLVNIDRPLLRVPQLAIHLDRSVSAEGLKLDKQRHLQPVWGLGREVRDGDLIAFLEEESGIGAGEVTGWDLMTHSVEPPAYLGRDRELVAGPRMDNLLSVHAGVSALAAVSQSADLPCIPVLAAFDHEENGSQSDTGADGPLLGGVLERSVFARGGSYEDRARAFAGTVCLSSDTGHAVHPNYAERHDPTHHPRVNGGPILKVNVNNRYATDGSGRAIFADACERANVPFQSFVSNNSMPCGTTIGPITAARHGIRTVDIGVAILSMHSVRELCGADDPYLLANAMTAFLEG, encoded by the coding sequence ATGAGCGCACCCTCCCGCTTCGACCGCGGACTCACCGATGACCTGATGTCGTTCCTGGCGGCCGGCCCCTCGCCGTACCACGCGGTGGCGAACGCGGCCGAGCGGCTGGAGAAGGCCGGTTTCCGGCAGGTCTCGGAGACGGACGCCTGGGACGCGGAGGCATCACCGGTGTCCGCTGCGGGCAGCGGCGGCAGGTATGTGCTGCGCGGCGGGGCGATCGTGGCCTGGTACGTCCCCGAGGGCGCCGCGCCGCACACACCGTTCCGGATCGTCGGCGCGCACACCGACTCCCCCAACCTGCGGGTCAAGCCGCTGCCCGACGCGGGGGCGCACGGCTGGCGCCAGGTGGCCGTGGAGATCTACGGCGGGCCGCTGCTGAACTCCTGGCTCGACCGCGACCTGGGCCTGGCGGGCCGGCTGACCCTGCGGGACGGCTCGACGCGCCTGGTGAACATCGACCGGCCGTTGCTGCGGGTGCCCCAGCTCGCCATCCACCTGGACCGTTCGGTGTCGGCGGAGGGCCTCAAGCTCGACAAGCAGCGGCACCTCCAGCCCGTGTGGGGGCTGGGCCGCGAGGTGCGGGACGGCGACCTGATCGCCTTCCTGGAGGAGGAGAGCGGGATCGGCGCGGGCGAGGTGACCGGCTGGGACCTGATGACCCATTCCGTGGAGCCGCCGGCCTACCTGGGCCGCGACCGGGAGCTGGTCGCCGGGCCGCGCATGGACAACCTGCTGTCCGTGCACGCCGGGGTGTCCGCGCTGGCGGCGGTCTCCCAGAGCGCGGACCTGCCCTGCATCCCGGTGCTCGCCGCCTTCGACCACGAGGAGAACGGCTCGCAGTCGGACACCGGCGCGGACGGACCGCTGCTCGGCGGGGTGCTGGAACGTTCGGTGTTCGCGCGCGGAGGCTCGTACGAGGACCGGGCGCGCGCCTTCGCGGGCACCGTCTGCCTGTCCTCCGACACCGGCCACGCGGTGCACCCCAACTACGCGGAGCGCCACGACCCGACGCACCACCCGCGCGTCAACGGCGGTCCGATCCTCAAGGTCAACGTCAACAACCGCTACGCCACGGACGGTTCGGGCCGCGCGATCTTCGCCGACGCCTGCGAGAGGGCCAACGTGCCCTTCCAGTCCTTCGTGTCCAACAACTCCATGCCCTGCGGCACCACGATCGGGCCGATCACCGCGGCCCGCCACGGCATCCGCACCGTCGACATCGGCGTGGCGATCCTGTCGATGCACAGCGTCCGGGAGTTGTGCGGCGCGGACGACCCGTACCTGCTGGCGAACGCGATGACGGCGTTCCTGGAGGGGTAG
- a CDS encoding acyl-CoA dehydrogenase, which yields MGHYKSNLRDIEFNLFEVLGRDKLYGTGPFAEMDTDTAKSILEELTRLSENELAESFADADRNPPVFDPETNTAPVPASFKKSYQAFMDSEYWRLGLPEEIGGTTSPRSLIWAYAELILGANPAVWMYSSGPAFAGILFDEGNEVQKHIAKIAVDRQWGSTMVLTEPDAGSDVGAGRTRAVQQEDGSWHIEGVKRFITSGEHDMSENILHYVLARPEGAGPGTKGLSLFLVPKYLFDFETGELGERNGVYATNVEHKMGLKASNTCEMTFGDRHPAKGWLIGDKHDGIRQMFRIIEFARMMVGTKAISTLSTGYLNALEYAKERVQGPDLANFMDKSAPKVTITHHPDVRRALITQKAYAEGMRALVMYTAAVQDEIQVKETNGEDASADHALNDLLLPIVKGYGSEKAYELLAQSLQTFGGSGFLQEYPIEQYIRDSKIDTLYEGTTAIQGQDFFFRKIVRNQGAALNSLAEDIKKFLALGTGGEELAGAREHLAKAAVELEAIVGLMLTDLAATEQDVKNIYKVGLNTTRLLMASGDVVVGYLLLKGAAIAAEKLETASAKDKAFYTGKIAAAKFFAAEVLPGVTLARKVAEGVELDLMELDEAAF from the coding sequence ATGGGGCACTACAAGTCGAATCTCCGCGACATCGAGTTCAACCTCTTCGAGGTCCTCGGGCGCGACAAGCTGTACGGGACCGGTCCGTTCGCGGAGATGGACACGGACACCGCGAAGAGCATCCTGGAGGAGCTGACGCGCCTCTCGGAGAACGAGCTGGCGGAGTCGTTCGCCGACGCCGACCGCAACCCGCCGGTCTTCGACCCGGAGACGAACACCGCGCCCGTACCGGCGTCCTTCAAGAAGAGCTACCAGGCCTTCATGGACTCCGAGTACTGGCGCCTCGGCCTGCCCGAGGAGATCGGCGGCACCACCTCGCCCCGTTCGCTGATCTGGGCGTACGCGGAGCTGATCCTGGGCGCCAACCCGGCCGTGTGGATGTACTCCTCCGGCCCGGCCTTCGCGGGCATCCTCTTCGACGAGGGCAACGAGGTGCAGAAGCACATCGCGAAGATCGCCGTGGACCGCCAGTGGGGCTCCACCATGGTGCTCACCGAGCCGGACGCCGGCTCGGACGTGGGCGCCGGCCGCACCAGGGCCGTCCAGCAGGAGGACGGCTCCTGGCACATCGAGGGCGTGAAGCGCTTCATCACGTCCGGTGAGCACGACATGTCGGAGAACATCCTCCACTACGTGCTCGCGCGTCCCGAGGGCGCCGGCCCCGGCACCAAGGGCCTGTCCCTCTTCCTCGTGCCGAAGTACCTCTTCGACTTCGAGACCGGCGAGCTGGGCGAGCGCAACGGCGTCTACGCGACGAACGTCGAGCACAAGATGGGCCTGAAGGCCTCCAACACCTGCGAGATGACCTTCGGCGACCGCCACCCCGCCAAGGGCTGGCTGATCGGCGACAAGCACGACGGCATCCGCCAGATGTTCCGGATCATCGAGTTCGCGCGGATGATGGTCGGCACGAAGGCGATCTCCACGCTGTCGACGGGCTACCTGAACGCGCTGGAGTACGCCAAGGAGCGCGTCCAGGGCCCGGACCTCGCCAACTTCATGGACAAGAGCGCGCCCAAGGTCACCATCACCCACCACCCTGACGTCCGCCGCGCGCTGATCACGCAGAAGGCGTACGCGGAGGGCATGCGCGCCCTGGTGATGTACACCGCGGCCGTCCAGGACGAGATCCAGGTCAAGGAGACGAACGGCGAGGACGCCTCCGCCGATCACGCCCTCAACGACCTGCTCCTGCCGATCGTGAAGGGCTACGGCTCCGAGAAGGCCTACGAGTTGCTCGCCCAGTCCCTGCAGACCTTCGGCGGCTCCGGCTTCCTCCAGGAGTACCCGATCGAGCAGTACATCCGGGACTCCAAGATCGACACCCTGTACGAGGGCACCACCGCGATCCAGGGGCAGGACTTCTTCTTCCGGAAGATCGTCCGCAACCAGGGGGCGGCCCTGAACTCCCTCGCCGAGGACATCAAGAAGTTCCTGGCGCTGGGCACCGGCGGCGAGGAGCTGGCGGGCGCCCGCGAGCACCTGGCCAAGGCCGCCGTCGAGCTGGAGGCCATCGTCGGGCTGATGCTGACCGACCTCGCGGCCACCGAGCAGGACGTCAAGAACATCTATAAGGTCGGCCTGAACACGACCCGTCTGCTGATGGCCTCCGGTGACGTCGTCGTCGGCTACCTGCTGCTGAAGGGCGCCGCGATAGCCGCCGAGAAGCTGGAGACGGCCTCCGCGAAGGACAAGGCGTTCTACACCGGCAAGATCGCGGCGGCGAAGTTCTTCGCGGCCGAGGTCCTGCCCGGCGTGACCCTGGCCCGCAAGGTCGCCGAGGGCGTCGAGCTGGACCTGATGGAGCTGGACGAGGCCGCCTTCTGA
- a CDS encoding SseB family protein has protein sequence MYGYDQNVGAQQQYAPPQQPMSGGYGQQQPLYPEPSPPSLADAVRAFTTGQVTAEDFQQVFATSKVYCPRGDNPGFLALHNTQQPVIPMFTSLKELRRYAGKESKYFVITGAEVIDLLPTGYGFVLDMEGEHRMVFDAKAVEQMVEFAMRRMYG, from the coding sequence ATGTACGGCTACGACCAGAACGTCGGCGCTCAGCAGCAGTACGCCCCGCCGCAGCAGCCCATGTCCGGCGGCTACGGGCAGCAGCAGCCGCTGTACCCGGAGCCGTCCCCGCCCTCGCTCGCGGACGCGGTGCGCGCCTTCACCACCGGGCAGGTGACCGCCGAGGACTTCCAGCAGGTCTTCGCGACCTCGAAGGTCTACTGCCCGCGCGGTGACAACCCCGGATTCCTCGCCCTGCACAACACCCAGCAGCCGGTGATCCCGATGTTCACCTCGCTCAAGGAGCTGCGGCGGTACGCGGGCAAGGAGTCCAAGTACTTCGTGATCACCGGCGCCGAGGTGATCGACCTGCTCCCGACCGGGTACGGCTTCGTCCTCGACATGGAGGGCGAGCACCGCATGGTCTTCGACGCGAAGGCCGTGGAGCAGATGGTCGAGTTCGCGATGCGGCGGATGTACGGATAG
- a CDS encoding pirin family protein — protein sequence MPAVTVENPLTLPRVAAPADAVARPVLTVTTAPSGFEGEGFPVRRAFAGINYRHLDPFIMMDQMGEVEYAPGEPKGTPWHPHRGFETVTYIIDGIFDHQDSQGGGGTITDGDTQWMTAGSGLLHIEAPPEHLVMSGGLFHGLQLWVNLPAKDKMMAPRYQDIRGGTVQLLASPDGGALLRVIAGELDGHEGPGITHTPITMVHATLAPGAELTLPWREDFNGLAYVLAGRGAVGAERRPIHLGQTAVFGAGSSLTVRADEQQDSNTPDLEVVLLGGQPIREPMAHYGPFVMNTRDELQQAFDDFQKGRLGTIPAVHGMTEGGL from the coding sequence ATGCCTGCAGTGACCGTCGAGAACCCGCTGACGCTGCCGCGAGTCGCCGCACCCGCCGACGCCGTGGCCCGTCCCGTGCTCACCGTCACGACCGCGCCGAGCGGTTTCGAGGGCGAGGGCTTCCCGGTGCGACGGGCGTTCGCCGGGATCAACTACCGCCACCTGGACCCCTTCATCATGATGGACCAGATGGGCGAGGTGGAGTACGCGCCCGGGGAGCCGAAGGGCACCCCGTGGCACCCGCACCGCGGCTTCGAGACCGTCACGTACATCATCGACGGGATCTTCGACCACCAGGACTCGCAGGGCGGTGGCGGCACCATCACCGACGGCGACACCCAGTGGATGACGGCGGGCTCCGGCCTGCTGCACATCGAGGCCCCGCCGGAGCACCTGGTCATGTCCGGCGGCCTCTTCCACGGCCTCCAGCTGTGGGTGAACCTGCCGGCCAAGGACAAGATGATGGCGCCCCGCTACCAGGACATCCGCGGCGGCACCGTCCAGCTGCTCGCCTCCCCCGACGGCGGCGCGCTCCTCAGGGTCATCGCCGGTGAGCTGGACGGGCACGAGGGTCCCGGCATCACGCACACCCCGATCACGATGGTCCACGCGACGCTGGCGCCGGGCGCGGAACTCACCCTGCCGTGGCGCGAGGACTTCAACGGCCTGGCGTACGTGCTGGCGGGCCGCGGAGCGGTGGGCGCCGAGCGCAGGCCGATCCACCTGGGCCAGACGGCCGTCTTCGGCGCCGGCTCCTCGCTGACCGTCCGCGCGGACGAGCAGCAGGACTCGAACACGCCGGACCTGGAGGTCGTCCTCCTCGGCGGCCAGCCGATCCGTGAGCCGATGGCCCACTACGGCCCGTTCGTGATGAACACCCGCGACGAGCTCCAGCAGGCGTTCGACGACTTCCAGAAGGGCCGCCTGGGCACGATCCCGGCGGTACACGGGATGACCGAGGGCGGGCTGTAA